In Dysidea avara chromosome 3, odDysAvar1.4, whole genome shotgun sequence, a single window of DNA contains:
- the LOC136248469 gene encoding 52 kDa repressor of the inhibitor of the protein kinase-like, whose translation MALQLTPPVIYHGPLGQRLLTAVIFPLVMPNSLLVLTEPTVKELGVFVTRPFTNFKKATELLGKHFRGLGNSKGNKTHQNAVQDANMFVRSMENIDARIDFQLNTANIKTPAENRLKLRSVAETLQFLRGQAYDGAGAMAGKSKGAAACITAKHPKALYTHCASHRLNLCDAKSCTIREISNMMQSADKVSRFFSNSPKRQLALEKWIDNLFSNEKRRKIKEMCRTRWIERHEAFESFVDLFMPIVCCLEEIANSSPAEWNAETRSDVQSLFFTVFRFSFVIALVATQNVLSYIKGLSVKLQGHYVDAIRAHRDIQNVKFTLVKHRCDVERYHSQIYNEVTVLCQSVGIEESVPRVTNRQQNRQNLPSDSPIAQLLPSELIKNLTKTKNSDFDELIKFYEDDLPLSRGFSAELELWKNYWSSKTCKADAEALNTPEKALKQLYKDLYPNIYTLLTFAATVPVTSCECERSISMPRLIKTSLRSTMTQERLNGLAMMQYHHQIPLEADEVVEEFATRQPRKLLL comes from the exons ATGGCGTTGCAGTTGACACCACCAGTCATCTATCATGGTCCACTCGGTCAGAGATTGCTAACAGCAGTGATCTTCCCACTTGTGATGCCCAACAGTCTGCTAGTGCTG ACCGAGCCAACTGTGAAGGAACTTGGTGTTTTTGTAACCAGGCCCTTCACTAATTTTAAAAAAGCCACGGAGCTATTGGGGAAGCATTTTCGTGGCCTTGGAAATTCCAAAGGAAACAAAACTCATCaaaatgcagtacaagatgcaAATATGTTTGTTAGAAGTATGGAAAACATTGATGCAAGAATAGATTTCCAACTAAACACCGCAAACATCAAGACACCAGCTGAGAACAGACTGAAGCTCCGATCAGTAGCAGAGACA TTGCAATTTCTTCGTGGTCAAGCATACGATGGAGCTGGAGCTATGGCTGGGAAATCTAAAGGTGCAGCTGCTTGTATAACCGCAAAACACCCTAAAGCATTGTACACTCACTGTGCTTCACACAGACTAAATCTCTGTGATGCCAAATCTTGCACTATCAGAGAAATCAGCAATATGATGCAGTCAGCTGATAAAGTATCACGATTTTTTAGCAATTCTCCAAAAAGGCAGTTGGCTTTGGAGAAGTGGATTGACAATCTGTTTTCCAATGAAAAGCGTAGGAAGATAAAGGAGATGTGTCGTACTCGCTGGATTGAGCGACATGAGGCTTTTGAAAGTTTTGTGGATTTATTTATGCCAATAGTATGCTGCTTGGAGGAAATAGCCAACAGTTCTCCAGCAGAATGGAATGCTGAAACCAGATCAGATGTCCAGTCACTGTTTTTTACAGTGTTCAGATTTTCATTTGTCATAGCTTTGGTGGCTACACAGAATGTGCTGTCATACATCAAAGGGCTATCCGTGAAACTTCAAGGTCACTATGTCGATGCAATTCGGGCTCACAGAGATATTCAGAATGTGAAATTCACTTTGGTTAAGCATAGGTGTGATGTGGAGAGATATCATTCACAAATATACAATGAAGTTACAGTATTATGTCAGAGTGTCGGAATTGAAGAATCGGTACCAAGAGTTACTAACAGACAGCAAAACAGGCAAAACCTTCCATCCGATAGTCCCA TTGCTCAACTTTTACCATCAGAACTAATTAAAAACCTCACAAAGACCAAGAATTCAGATTTTGATGAGTTAATAAAGTTTTATGAAGATGATTTACCTCTATCTAGGGGCTTTTCTGCAGAATTAGAGTTATGGAAAAACTACTGGTCGTCAAAAACATGTAAAGCTGATGCAGAAGCCTTAAACACCCCTGAGAAGGCATTAAAACAGCTTTACAAGGATTTGTATCCTAACATTTATACGTTGTTGACATTCGCTGCCACTGTTCCAGTCACTAGCTGTGAATGTGAAAGATCCATCAGTATGCCCCGATTAATCAAAACTTCTTTAAGGAGTACTATGACACAAGAAAGACTAAATGGGCTAGCAATGATGCAGTATCATCATCAAATTCCACTTGAGGCTGATGAAGTAGTTGAGGAGTTTGCCACTCGACAGCCAAGGAAACTTCTGTTGTAA